The Hippoglossus hippoglossus isolate fHipHip1 chromosome 4, fHipHip1.pri, whole genome shotgun sequence DNA window GATGCTCGTTGTGTTCATCATCGCTGCCGTCGCCATCACCGTGTGGCGCTGCCACTCCCGCAAGCGCTCGCAGCGCAGCCCCAGCCTGGGACACTCGCACCACGACCACGTCCTGTCAGTGGTCTCGATGGACCATTGGGGGAGGGATTACCACCATGGTGACCAGTCAGAACTCAGTATCCACAGCAGCCCAGCTTATCCGGGCTCAGAGATCACATCAGGGAGAGGAAGCGCCGGAGATCCGCCGCCATCGTATGAGGAGGCTGTGGGCCACACAGACGTCCAGATAGAGACGGAGCCACCTCCACAGTACGAGGATATCGTCACCAACAGCGCTTCTAGTGTCAACGGCCATGGGAAGTAGACCTGCCTTTCACTACCACCCCAACAAAAGCCCTAACCTACACTAAGACTTCTCTTATCCTCTAGCAATGCCACTGTTGTGGCATCACCAGCCTTCCCCATtctacacaaacagaaacactaatGGTCAATGGATTAATGCAATCTTtaccagagctgctgcagtttgcacTAACCTTTATTCAGTGAGGTGAAGTGATGGCAGGAAGGATCGAGTGATACTGCAATACCAAAACCTGGACTGAAGATCCTGAAGTTGTATCTATGCTGTCACACTGTAGTAAATCAATTTAACTCTACAGACATAACAAATGTTGCATGTAGCGTGAAGGGGAAAAAGTGATAATTGCCATAATGAAGGCACTGTTCTCAGTGTACAAAGGGGTTGGGCCGATGATTTATTGAAGATTAGTGCCAattaacagatgtttttaatgtttaaatttgaCCAATTTGTTGTCAAAACAAGTACTTACTGTTTCCACTTGCAGTTGTTTATATTGCAAAATTGTACTTTGCAAGATCCAGAACCAGCTTTTAATCTACACATCAATTTCAGTGAAACCCACACTAATTTAGATTGAATTGTCATTTTTGTCCACTaggggacagaaaaaaaaaaaaatccattctgTCATATATTATGTCTAACCTGTTCGAGATTCAATAATTATTTAGTCACCCTCATAAACAAAATGTCTCCTTATTTCTCCCACATCCAGCCATCTAAAGAAAAGGACTGTTAACTTACCATCTAATACAGAACATCCCAGACcgtaaaacatgttttcacaagATAATCAGTGTAAATTGTTTCATCTTGATCAGAGTTTTATTCCCCCGTGGTTATCCACAATATTATTTTTGGGATTTAGACTAGATTCTAGATGGAATAATAATTTTGTGAATTACACGTTCTAGTAATAATCGTGAAATGAGAAATTAGTTTTGTCCCATTAGGCGACACCTGCCGCTCTGGCAGTCAGTTTGGATATCGTGATTCCATTGTTCTGTATCGTGGTATCAGATTGTTTTTGCTTTGGGGTTTTGGCTTCGGTTTCAGTCATTCCACCCCTAATTTAGACCCAACTATTCAGCAAATTTGCTCAAGAACCGGAACAGTTCAACTAAAGTTGCACGACTCGTGATCGCTCCACATTACTGTCTTTTAATTTGATCCATTGAAATCATAAATATCACATGACGCAGGTTTAAACAATCAAGTTGCCAAACTAATGAATTGGCCCAACTTCCTTTTACACTTGGGAATGTTTTTGAGTTCAAGACAAGGCCGTCGGTTGTCATGGGGGGgctgaaatacattttgtgaatgtgtgtcacGTGTGCGTTTCTTTTGGTCATGCATGCAGCTGGGTTTGTACTCCTGAGGTTGGATCAGGCTCTGCACAGCTTGTTGTGCGCTCTTGTTCATGTTTGTGCTGCTGACAGATGCTCAGAAGCTGCTTTAACTGTGAAATATGTCCCCCCCCTCGTTCCCCTCGAGCAGTTGTAACTGTGTTGGATATGGCTATGTTGTCTTTTGCTAAACGTAACTGAGGATTCTACAAGTAGATTTGCAGCTAAATGGTTAATGGAAGTTTTGAAGTGACTTGCACAGGAATTTGGGACAGGCCGCAATAGAGACAGACTCTAGGGTTTTCAGTTATCAGAGGAGTGAGGATATTTAATGTCACTATGGACAGAGTCCATGTTTAGCATGTGTACTGTAtctgtatatgtatattgtgCGTGTGAAAGTAAGTTACAGTGAGATTGTTCTACTTGACAGGAAAGCAGTGAGAGTGAAACCAATGGAAGGATTAAACACTCGGTTGTGAGTGAAGGAGGCACTTTGTGTTCAAGCTCAAAATGAGCTGCTGAATGAAACTGGGACAGCCAGACGAGCTCAGCGTGACTCTCAGCAATAACGATGTCCCTGTAATCCTCTGGAAAACAAGTGCTCCTGATCTATATGCAATGCTGCTGCATAAAAACCAAATATATCTGACTTCCACCTGATACTGACGACTGTCACATTTCCTGTCTGCACCTCACACACTTGTGGGCACTGGTGGTTGTTATTTGACTTATTTTGTGAGTTGACCTTTGAACCTCAGCACTTGCTATGACGTTGCTATTTTTAGGTTGTGCTGGTAGAGGGTAGCCATTTTGGTAAGGTCAGTTGTACTATTACTTACAgagcactgttttttttacaatgccttatcaaacaaacaaaatgttatatAACATGAAGTGCGAGGGAACTTGTTATAAATCCTTTATCTGCAAAAGCTTGAATTAatttgtaataaaacatttaaaaatatgactTGTAAATGTTTCCGTGTCTCAAGAGTGTGATccagtgtgtgaaaatgtatttgtgagtTTTAAACAGCTCAAGTCCTCTGGAGTGGAAGCTCACAATGATCATCATTTTACAAACTATTCTTTGATAGCACAGCCTGAACCATTTATCGGTAGACCAATGAAAATTGGCCAATTTTCACAGAATCAAagtttatgtttgcagatatatgcagatatgaaaacttttattttacaaatattgtattttgttttacaataaCAAATGTTGAAAAGATGTACATTTAAGTTTAtatcaaaaaatgtaattgtattAGAAATGTATTACTCCTTATAATCTGTATCAGCctccaaaaatccatattggtcagGCTCTAGTGACTCGAAGCTACAGACATGAGTGAAAATAAGTTTGTAACATGAGTGACAAGAAATTAAGActaaagaaatttaaaaaatcttaaaataaaacttattaTAATTTTAGCTATAAATTATCTTAAAGGATATGTCTCGATCATTTGTGTTTTAGACATTATTCTGTCTTCAGGGAACCACCTAACCGGTTTCCCCACATTCATCCTCTCTGTGGAACTCGATCCAGAAATCTAagaactgttgctgctgtttaaaCAAAGCAGGAAGTGACTTCACCACGAATGACCAGCCAGCCGCAGTGTGAGTGGGACTCGACGGGGAGCAGTTTAATTCCTCATTCAGCTTTGATGGTCAGAAATAACCCACTGTGGTTGGCAGATGCACTTGCACATCAAAAGCAGACTCATTAACATTTGATATGACTTTGTGGCACACATACAAAACACTGTGGCTCAGTTTGTCCTTGTTTTCCCTTTCAGTGCCTTGGTAAAGGAAAACAGAGTGTGGAGAAAATGCTGCTTCAGGTAGAACAAggcacagaaaatacacaagcGGCTTGTGTTTGACACAAACACGTCTTAAAAGCAGCTCAGTCGCTGAGTTTCACAACACAAGGTCTCATtaatacaatattaaaatcCCCTGTGAACAAGTGTTAATGAGGCTGACTTgacaaaaaagcaaagagaaatgtACCTTCAAGCTATTACAAATAAAGCTCCCATTTTTTTTGGGATAAACAGCGTTAACTGCTGCTGATAAAGTCAAACAGGTGACGCCTTTGTCAAATACAGCAAACACTTTTCCCTGCATGTTTTGTCAATATTGAAACGTGTGAAAACCACGATCAGACCCAATCCTTAGGGTTTCGTAACACCTCCAGCATCTCGGCCTCCCGGGTCCCTTTGGCAGGCTCGTGCATGTACTCCCACCTGAGGAGGAAAGGTGAGTTCGTTACCAGGCGACGCAGATGGATCATCACATCACACAGGCGCCAGGTAACCGCTGCCTCAGCGTACAGCAGTCTTACCTGGCGGTGAGCGGGAGCGACATGAGGATGCTCTCGATTCTGGAGCCGGGCGTGGCCAAGCCAAACTTCACCCCCCTGTCGTACACCAGGTTAAACTCCACATATCtacaacagcaaaacacacacacaaaacctgcTGTAGACACGTTGCTTCATGGAACATTCATTCTTAGGAGTCCAAGGTTATGTTGGACGTTTTTGAATGCTTTTGAATTTGCCTTTACACACcacataaaaaatgttcactgtgCCATTGGTTGGTATCTTTTCAGCATAACGTTGCCTTTATTACAGGGCAAGTGTTATTTCCCCTTGACATAGTGTATTAACATATTGAAcccaaaattacacaaaaaatataaaatccaaTATGGAAAATCATGGGGTATTTTATCATTACACTGAATGttctaaaatgaaaacaaatagtataaataaaaataaaaatgcgtTGATGTTAGGCCTGTTGCTGTGCTACTCTCAAAATGTCActgtgaattttttattttctcaaactgATATTAGAAAACTTTTTTGTCTTGCAGTTTATGCCTCTCACCAGTAGGAGGTGCAGCAGGCTCCTTGGAGGTATTA harbors:
- the prrg1 gene encoding transmembrane gamma-carboxyglutamic acid protein 1 isoform X1, whose product is MRISDTEREKSSRNRLAGIMGSVFLPADAAHSVLRRLRRANFMLEEMKQGDIQRECREEICTYEEAREAFENDEKTRRFWEEYVRESSPSGGLETVVGGVHSLYLIVPLMLVVFIIAAVAITVWRCHSRKRSQRSPSLGHSHHDHVLSVVSMDHWGRDYHHGDQSELSIHSSPAYPGSEITSGRGSAGDPPPSYEEAVGHTDVQIETEPPPQYEDIVTNSASSVNGHGK
- the prrg1 gene encoding transmembrane gamma-carboxyglutamic acid protein 1 isoform X2 → MGSVFLPADAAHSVLRRLRRANFMLEEMKQGDIQRECREEICTYEEAREAFENDEKTRRFWEEYVRESSPSGGLETVVGGVHSLYLIVPLMLVVFIIAAVAITVWRCHSRKRSQRSPSLGHSHHDHVLSVVSMDHWGRDYHHGDQSELSIHSSPAYPGSEITSGRGSAGDPPPSYEEAVGHTDVQIETEPPPQYEDIVTNSASSVNGHGK